TGGGTCAGGAAAGATGAGCGGTTTTGACATCGACGTGGCAGAGGCCGTGGCGAAGGAACTTGGCCTGGAACCAAACCAGAAAAAGTTCAAGTTTGCGAGTATCGTAGAAGGTGTGAAGTCTGGCCGATTCGATGCAGCTGTTGCAAGCCATACCATTAACAAAGATCGCTTGAAGCACGTGGATTTCTCCACACCTTACTACTACTCGGGACCACAGATCTTTGTTCGACCAGACAGTGATCATGAAAAACTAGCAGACCTGGATGGATTGGAAATTGCAGTATCAAAAGGCTCTACTTATGCAAAAACTGCTGAAGAAGTGACAGATAATATTGTGCTTTATGACAGTGACGTAACTGCTTTAGAAGCGTTAGCCAACGGAAGGCACGACGCTGTTATAACGGACTTTATTACAGGGAAAGAAGCGATGGGT
The window above is part of the Mesobacillus jeotgali genome. Proteins encoded here:
- a CDS encoding transporter substrate-binding domain-containing protein, whose product is MVTMIGLLAACGSDEKASGDGGMKLAEDGKFTFASSGEFKPFSVTDGSGKMSGFDIDVAEAVAKELGLEPNQKKFKFASIVEGVKSGRFDAAVASHTINKDRLKHVDFSTPYYYSGPQIFVRPDSDHEKLADLDGLEIAVSKGSTYAKTAEEVTDNIVLYDSDVTALEALANGRHDAVITDFITGKEAMGAGLEIEGKELLGRSEQAIAIAQDNDELLEKVNEALETLRENGTLKEISEKYFGEDITAKPE